The window GTTTATGATTGACTGATACGGCAATATTGTAACGTCAGGTTTTGGAATTGGGAAATTTGAAAAAGTTGTACCGTTGAACCTGGAAACTCCTTCCCAGGTTCCAACCCAAATGATTCCTGTTTTATCAATTAATAGCTCAGAAACCCTGTTGTTAACAAGACCATTTTTCTCGGTAAAATTGGTGAATTTTTTGCCGTCATATTTTGAAAGTCCCGAATGTGTGCCAAACCACAAATTTCCATCTTTGTCTTCCGCAAAGCTTGTAACAACATTACCGATTAATCCACCTTTTGTAGAAAAGTAAGTAAGCATTTTTCCATCATAACGGGCCGCACCTTTTGGAATGGTTCCAAACCACAGATTCCCTTTTAAGTCCTCGAATATTTCCACAATATATTCAGCTATTGGGGAGTCTTTTGGTTGAGATTGCTGTTCGGTCTTTTTATTCTGTGTGTTCTGTGAATGGCAAGAAGAAGTCGTACCCATAACCGACATTAAAAATATACCACCTATTATTCTTAGATCAGAAACACCCATACTATTCTTGATTTTTATAGCTTATAGGGATGGCTGGTAAAATGAGTTGCTTCTTCACTTTCTGTTCTTATTATTTTATTATACCCTAAATTAAACATGTCAATTCCTGAGAATAAATTTTCTCCTGAACCAAGAAAAACTGGTGATAATGAAATTTCTAATTCATCAATATAACCCGCTTGTAAAGATTGGCGAATTGTTGAAACGCCTCCTCCAATTACTATATCTTTTCCTTGTGCAGTTTTTTTTGCTTCATCCAATGCCGATTTAATTCCGCTGGTGATAAAATGAAATGTTGTTCCACCTTTCAATAATATTTATTAACACCGTATTTAATAAGATCGCCTCCCAAAAGTCTGCAATTAATACAACAACCCGAACATCCACAAAGGTATAGTTCCTGCAACAGGAGTTTCTATATCATCTTTAACAAACCAGGCATTCTTTACACCTTGTATTTGCTTGTGATCTTTTCCTTTGCCTCCAATTTCAAATGTGTATTTATTGCTTACGATAAAATCTCCTTGCTTAGGCATATGTATTTTGTGAAATGGATGGAGCTGCGACATAAAAAATGTTTCTCTTACAGCACCTTTTTCTGCTTGCTCTTCAGCCAATGAGAATAGTAAGCTGGTATTGTTCAGGAATATTTTCTCCGGTTTTTGCAGCACAGCCGTACTACGCCCGGCAGGGTAAAGCAGTGTAATGATCTTTGCCTGCTCCAGGTAGTGCAAATAATTGCTTAAAGAGTTCCTATGGATGGATGTCTTTACTGCAAGTGATGTAAGATTCGGCTTGAAAGGCACTTGTTGTGCAATCACGTATATCAGCTGAAGCACTTTCTTGGCATTGCGTATATCAAAATCTTTCAACTCGGCCATATCATATTCCACAATAGTTCGGATGAGTTGATTTATTTTCTGATGCACCGATTCAGGATCCTCCAACGCAAAGGGGTAGTATCCGGTATTGAGGTATTGAGTGAAGTGTTGAATGGGTCTGAAATCCTTCGGCACGTGCTTTCTGATCTGACCTGGATCTGAAAGGAGTTCATCAAGGGTTATCACTGGTAGGGTGACAATATTTTTCATGGATAGATATTCACGGAATGATAGGCCCGGTAATTCATAAATCAAAGCTCTTCTGCTTAAATCACCTTGTTGCCTGGAAATATCAATGATGGACGAACCTGTGAAAATTATCTTTAAATCAGGAAAGAAATCATAGATGTTCTTAACTTCTGCTGACCAGTTTTTATACTTATGCACTTCATCCAGGACAAGAATCTTTCCTCCCTGTTTGTGGTAATCCCTTACAGTTTCTTTCAAGGAATGTTGGGTAAAGTATAGATCGTCTAATGAAAAATATGCTGCTTTGTCTGCTGATAGATTCTGTTGTTTCAACCATTGTAGCAACAGAGTAGTTTTACCTGTTCCCCTTGCTCCTTTGATGCCTATCAATCTATTATTCCATCTGATTTTATCAAAAAGGAATCGTTTGAAATCTAAGAATGTTTGGGCTAAAAGATTTTCCGATTGTTCTAATAATGCTATCATTTGTAAATTTCTTTTTTGCAAATATAAACTAAAATTGCACATTAGGATGTGCATAAATGAATAAATATTGCACATACTGTTGTGCAATATTCGCATTTAGCAAAATATAAATAATTAAAGCTGCTGCTGCAAATGTTTTAATTTGAAATGGTATAATTAGTCAAGTTTTTACACTCAAATCTTGTAAATTTGTGGCAAAATGGTCAGTTGTATCAGAAGATAGCGCTGCAAAATTTGATGTTCCCTCAGGGAATAGGCTATGATAGAAGAAATGGTACTTATCGAACTAATAAAATAGCAAACATTTTCAGTCGATTTGCTTCATTTCCCGATGATTTCG of the Bacteroidota bacterium genome contains:
- a CDS encoding dihydrofolate reductase family protein, whose amino-acid sequence is MLLKGGTTFHFITSGIKSALDEAKKTAQGKDIVIGGGVSTIRQSLQAGYIDELEISLSPVFLGSGENLFSGIDMFNLGYNKIIRTESEEATHFTSHPYKL
- a CDS encoding ATP-binding protein; translated protein: MIALLEQSENLLAQTFLDFKRFLFDKIRWNNRLIGIKGARGTGKTTLLLQWLKQQNLSADKAAYFSLDDLYFTQHSLKETVRDYHKQGGKILVLDEVHKYKNWSAEVKNIYDFFPDLKIIFTGSSIIDISRQQGDLSRRALIYELPGLSFREYLSMKNIVTLPVITLDELLSDPGQIRKHVPKDFRPIQHFTQYLNTGYYPFALEDPESVHQKINQLIRTIVEYDMAELKDFDIRNAKKVLQLIYVIAQQVPFKPNLTSLAVKTSIHRNSLSNYLHYLEQAKIITLLYPAGRSTAVLQKPEKIFLNNTSLLFSLAEEQAEKGAVRETFFMSQLHPFHKIHMPKQGDFIVSNKYTFEIGGKGKDHKQIQGVKNAWFVKDDIETPVAGTIPLWMFGLLY